A portion of the Sphaerochaeta pleomorpha str. Grapes genome contains these proteins:
- a CDS encoding helicase-related protein, translated as MKQLPVYQHRQEILDALKANQVIIVESPTGSGKTTQLPIILQEAGYADSLCVGITQPRRIATLSVCDFIKKQVNDTDGYVGYKMRFEDTTVPATRIKVMTDGILLMELKADPLLKNYGVILVDEAHERSLNIDFILGLLQDVMRKRDDFKVIISSATINTKVFSEFFGNAPIISIDAQIYPVKVIYQPLEMEKLDYQVEAIVKIVMGQAQKNGGDILVFMSGEFDITTCVNALYMADTNKLLEIYPLFGRLSKEEQESVFNDTTKGKTKVVVATNIAETSVTIDGITTVIDCGVAKINFYNQKDFTTSLVPLPISRSSCEQRKGRAGRTAPGVCYRLYSEEDFKNRYSYGTEEILRTDLSEVVLRMSDLSIYDYEHFPFITRPKSSAVASAEETLKFIGAIGEDRHLTQVGQLMCKFPLAPRHSRVIVEALVHYPDVLEEVLVAVSFLSTKNPFLLPPGEEEQSRAAHKRFNNSQYGDFVAYLNIFKQYTDNLSNESKQRFCKRSYLDFQGMQEILHVDEQLGEICGEIGFPLTHGGNVRDYLSCIASGLLQYICVKNRGNMYKSLTADQVFIHPGSAYFRTPPQFIIAGEIVQTSRMYARAVSPLEKAWLDDISPNLYKKLMGFAQAEPQKLSKKEEREERIKVQKEQESKATVSVYRKTYPTVLLNHRKDKQMAIIPLEDLPYLAQANEKAPKRPKNFLSTLLFRGLYIHYADKFFSILELNGKIDTTKGILDNPPSGIFTVNDGKLLLDNLGWILALCKSKKERKRLGFVMLDQSGDGNYRFAYNNDCFDALDTSLYSLLQLAEAFEAVGNVQLAKEVGKLYGKLLKLVE; from the coding sequence ATGAAACAGTTGCCGGTCTATCAACACCGGCAAGAAATTCTCGACGCCCTGAAAGCCAACCAGGTAATCATCGTCGAAAGCCCTACGGGAAGCGGGAAAACCACCCAGCTGCCCATTATTCTTCAAGAAGCCGGATATGCCGACTCCCTCTGTGTAGGAATTACGCAACCGAGACGAATCGCAACACTCTCGGTTTGTGATTTTATCAAAAAACAAGTAAACGATACCGATGGCTACGTCGGGTACAAAATGCGTTTCGAGGACACAACGGTCCCCGCCACTCGAATCAAGGTAATGACCGACGGTATCCTGCTCATGGAACTGAAAGCAGACCCCTTGCTCAAGAACTATGGGGTCATCCTTGTTGACGAAGCCCATGAACGTTCCTTGAATATCGACTTCATCCTTGGCCTTTTACAGGATGTCATGAGAAAACGGGACGACTTCAAGGTCATCATATCAAGTGCCACTATCAATACGAAAGTGTTTTCAGAATTCTTTGGCAATGCCCCGATCATCAGCATCGACGCCCAGATTTATCCGGTAAAGGTAATCTATCAGCCGTTGGAGATGGAGAAACTCGACTACCAGGTTGAAGCAATCGTCAAGATTGTCATGGGGCAAGCCCAGAAAAACGGTGGGGATATACTGGTGTTCATGAGTGGGGAGTTCGATATCACGACCTGCGTAAACGCCTTGTATATGGCAGATACCAACAAGTTGCTTGAAATCTACCCGCTTTTTGGCCGTCTGAGCAAAGAAGAGCAAGAATCGGTATTCAATGACACCACAAAGGGAAAAACCAAAGTTGTCGTAGCTACCAATATTGCCGAGACCTCGGTTACCATCGATGGTATCACCACGGTCATCGACTGCGGTGTTGCAAAAATCAACTTCTACAACCAGAAAGATTTCACTACCTCTTTGGTCCCTCTTCCGATCAGCCGTTCTAGTTGCGAGCAAAGAAAAGGTCGTGCCGGACGAACCGCCCCTGGGGTTTGCTATCGCCTCTATTCAGAGGAAGACTTCAAAAACAGGTATTCCTATGGTACCGAGGAGATTCTCAGGACCGACCTTTCCGAGGTTGTGCTCAGGATGAGTGACCTCAGTATTTATGATTATGAGCATTTCCCCTTTATCACCAGACCCAAAAGCAGTGCAGTGGCATCTGCTGAGGAAACCCTGAAGTTCATTGGCGCTATCGGTGAAGACCGACACCTCACCCAGGTGGGACAATTGATGTGCAAATTCCCCTTGGCCCCAAGGCATTCAAGGGTTATCGTCGAAGCATTGGTCCATTACCCGGATGTCCTTGAGGAAGTACTGGTTGCCGTTTCGTTCCTGTCGACAAAAAACCCTTTCCTTCTCCCCCCCGGCGAAGAAGAGCAGTCGAGGGCGGCCCACAAACGTTTCAACAACTCACAATATGGGGATTTCGTGGCCTATCTGAATATTTTCAAACAATATACGGATAATCTCAGCAATGAATCCAAACAGAGATTCTGTAAACGCTCCTACCTCGATTTCCAAGGTATGCAGGAAATACTGCATGTTGATGAACAGCTTGGTGAGATCTGCGGGGAAATTGGCTTTCCCTTGACCCATGGTGGCAATGTCCGGGATTATCTCAGTTGCATCGCAAGCGGTCTCTTACAATACATTTGTGTCAAGAACCGCGGCAATATGTACAAGAGCCTTACCGCCGACCAGGTATTCATCCATCCCGGCAGTGCGTATTTCAGGACCCCTCCCCAGTTTATTATTGCAGGAGAAATTGTCCAGACCAGCAGGATGTACGCCAGGGCCGTCAGCCCGCTTGAAAAAGCCTGGCTCGATGATATCTCCCCAAATCTGTACAAGAAACTCATGGGATTTGCCCAGGCAGAACCTCAAAAACTCTCGAAGAAAGAAGAGCGGGAAGAAAGAATCAAAGTCCAGAAGGAGCAGGAAAGCAAGGCAACTGTCTCTGTTTACAGGAAGACGTACCCTACGGTATTGCTCAATCACAGAAAAGATAAACAGATGGCAATCATCCCCCTTGAGGACCTACCCTATCTTGCCCAGGCAAACGAGAAGGCACCGAAACGGCCGAAAAACTTCCTGTCTACCTTGTTGTTCAGGGGCCTATATATCCACTATGCAGACAAATTCTTCTCAATACTCGAGTTGAATGGGAAAATCGACACTACCAAGGGAATCCTGGATAACCCACCCAGCGGTATTTTTACCGTGAATGATGGCAAACTCCTGTTGGACAACCTGGGCTGGATCCTAGCTTTGTGCAAGAGCAAGAAAGAGCGCAAGAGACTTGGTTTTGTCATGCTCGACCAGAGCGGGGATGGAAATTACCGTTTTGCCTACAACAATGATTGTTTCGATGCTTTGGATACTTCCCTATACTCCCTGTTACAGCTAGCTGAGGCTTTTGAGGCTGTAGGAAACGTACAGCTTGCAAAAGAAGTTGGCAAACTGTACGGGAAGTTATTGAAATTGGTGGAATAA
- a CDS encoding 3-dehydroquinate synthase has product MKSLSTTTLANGKQTEILIADNLKDLSAHLGSYGRSVLWVFDANTATLFKQLPPVNVVLESGESSKNFSSLERILSNAVDEGLARDCRIIGFGGGVVCDMAAFAASVFMRGCKLTLVPTTLLCMVDASVGGKTAIDFKGLKNMVGSFYPAEEVLISMDTLRTLPEKEYLNGLAEVIKHALLSQDEQLYKFLLVKKNEILSRDIETLQTLVTLSLAVKQWYIEQDPTETKGIRQVLNLGHTFGHALESSGHFTFGHGACVAWGTCRALEAGVNMGITDKAYAIGATKLFKSYGYDIDYRIGRGDWIEFRERLSKDKKKEKGQVLFVLMESQGKAVLRPIDMALVQHLVIAKPIF; this is encoded by the coding sequence ATGAAATCGTTATCAACAACAACTCTTGCCAATGGCAAACAGACTGAGATTTTAATTGCCGATAATCTGAAAGACCTTTCGGCTCACCTGGGCAGTTACGGGCGTTCGGTCCTTTGGGTTTTTGATGCCAACACGGCAACGCTTTTCAAACAGTTGCCACCGGTTAATGTAGTTCTCGAAAGCGGGGAAAGTTCCAAGAACTTTTCCTCTTTGGAAAGGATTCTCTCCAACGCAGTCGATGAAGGCCTGGCAAGGGATTGCCGGATAATCGGCTTCGGAGGGGGCGTGGTCTGTGACATGGCAGCCTTTGCTGCTTCTGTATTCATGCGCGGTTGTAAATTGACTCTGGTACCCACTACGCTGCTCTGTATGGTAGATGCCTCGGTGGGAGGTAAGACTGCCATCGATTTCAAGGGTCTGAAGAACATGGTCGGATCCTTCTATCCTGCAGAAGAAGTACTGATCAGTATGGATACGCTTCGTACGCTTCCGGAAAAAGAATACCTCAATGGACTGGCTGAAGTGATCAAGCATGCCCTTCTCAGCCAGGACGAGCAATTGTACAAGTTTCTCTTGGTCAAGAAAAACGAAATCCTCTCACGCGATATTGAAACCCTGCAGACTTTGGTTACCCTCTCGCTTGCAGTAAAACAGTGGTATATCGAACAAGATCCTACCGAGACCAAGGGCATTAGACAGGTTCTGAACCTTGGGCATACCTTTGGCCATGCTTTGGAATCCTCGGGTCATTTTACGTTTGGCCATGGGGCCTGTGTTGCCTGGGGCACCTGTAGGGCCCTGGAAGCAGGTGTCAACATGGGCATTACCGACAAAGCCTACGCAATCGGGGCGACCAAGCTCTTCAAATCCTATGGGTATGATATCGATTACCGCATTGGCCGCGGGGATTGGATAGAGTTCAGGGAACGGTTGTCAAAGGACAAAAAGAAAGAGAAGGGCCAAGTCCTGTTCGTCCTGATGGAAAGCCAGGGCAAGGCCGTTCTCCGTCCGATAGATATGGCTCTCGTTCAGCATCTGGTTATTGCAAAACCGATCTTCTGA
- a CDS encoding cysteine desulfurase family protein — MTKMMYFDNAATTPMSLEALQTYEKTAQDFIGNPSALHREGLKAQALLQENRETIAALLGVNASNLVFTSGATESNSIVLNNLIWTQKPGQVILTNIEHPSITEFARLLRQIGWNVTFLNAPKGFVRPEDLKAALTDLTRLVCCMLVNNVVGSIQNIAELVAVVREFQAHKGRKIHFHTDAVQALGKIPFSLTGLGVDSASFSAHKFNGPRGIGILYNTNSGLQSLSRGGEQENGLRPGTENLPAIAAMTKALQIAYGSMEEHLRKAREINAMLRTELSEFSFLSAQQGCSPYILNLSVNPLPSEVFARILYDKGFCISSGSACSNNARQKGESVLSSMLIRPDDARSSIRLSFGFDTEIQDARELAEAIKKTYREHV; from the coding sequence ATGACCAAAATGATGTATTTCGACAATGCAGCTACCACGCCCATGAGCCTGGAAGCGTTACAGACATATGAAAAGACTGCACAGGATTTCATTGGCAATCCCTCAGCCCTTCATAGGGAAGGCTTGAAAGCCCAAGCTTTATTGCAGGAAAACAGGGAGACGATTGCAGCTCTTCTTGGGGTGAATGCCTCAAATCTTGTTTTTACCAGCGGTGCTACCGAATCCAACTCAATCGTCCTGAACAACCTAATCTGGACCCAGAAACCCGGCCAGGTGATTCTTACCAATATCGAACATCCCTCGATCACAGAGTTTGCCCGTCTCCTTCGCCAGATCGGCTGGAATGTCACCTTTCTCAATGCCCCCAAGGGCTTTGTAAGACCAGAGGATTTAAAAGCAGCCTTGACTGACCTGACAAGGCTTGTGTGTTGCATGCTGGTGAACAATGTCGTTGGCTCCATCCAGAATATCGCAGAATTGGTAGCTGTCGTTAGGGAATTCCAGGCTCACAAGGGAAGAAAAATCCATTTTCATACCGATGCAGTGCAAGCCTTGGGAAAAATCCCTTTTTCCCTTACGGGACTCGGGGTCGACAGTGCTTCCTTCAGTGCCCACAAGTTCAACGGACCAAGAGGGATCGGCATCCTCTACAATACCAATTCTGGGTTGCAAAGCCTCAGCCGGGGCGGTGAACAGGAAAACGGGCTACGACCTGGAACAGAAAACCTGCCTGCGATCGCAGCAATGACAAAAGCATTACAAATTGCATATGGCTCAATGGAAGAACATCTTCGCAAAGCTAGGGAAATAAATGCAATGCTCCGTACCGAGCTTTCTGAATTTTCCTTTCTATCGGCACAACAGGGATGCAGCCCCTATATCCTGAATCTTTCGGTAAACCCCTTGCCCAGCGAGGTTTTTGCACGGATACTATACGATAAAGGCTTCTGTATTTCCTCAGGTTCTGCTTGCTCCAATAATGCAAGGCAAAAAGGGGAAAGCGTGTTATCTTCCATGCTTATCCGACCGGACGATGCACGTAGCAGTATCCGCCTGTCCTTTGGGTTCGATACCGAGATTCAGGATGCAAGGGAACTTGCAGAGGCCATCAAAAAAACCTATAGGGAGCATGTATGA
- the thiI gene encoding tRNA uracil 4-sulfurtransferase ThiI — protein sequence MKNSTLYLVRLGEISLKGLNRDYFEKRLKQNIKNKLKPYRTQVSKQKGRLYFEIHNDCPEEVTRQAFKTTFGVVGFSKCVSCEKDIETIKEVAATLIKREPFASGTGSFKSISTRADKQFPLTSYQIDCELGGVVLDTYPSMHVDVKNPDKIIHCEIRDKAYLYTSPEEGPGGLPVTTAGKGMLLLSGGIDSPVAAYKMSQRGLKMECIYFHAYPYTSELALEKVKKLASLIAPYMQGTRLHVVPFTEPQLWIRDHSPEDEHTLMFRACMMKVANRISIKQEGNCIVTGEALSQVASQTLESMSFTDSMSDQLVLRPLVGMDKQEIMNLAKKIETYETSILPYEDCCVIFSPKHPLVRPNKETVTQHYLEMGIESLLEDAIEKTETFDFDNHGAPLVHK from the coding sequence ATGAAAAACTCTACACTTTATTTAGTCAGGCTTGGGGAAATTTCCCTCAAAGGCCTTAACCGTGATTATTTCGAAAAACGCCTGAAACAGAACATCAAGAACAAGCTCAAGCCCTATAGAACCCAGGTTTCTAAGCAGAAGGGTCGGCTCTATTTCGAAATCCATAATGATTGCCCCGAAGAAGTAACCAGACAGGCTTTCAAAACCACTTTTGGCGTAGTAGGTTTCTCAAAATGTGTCAGTTGCGAGAAAGATATCGAAACCATAAAGGAAGTTGCCGCAACCCTGATCAAGAGAGAACCCTTTGCTTCAGGTACCGGGTCCTTTAAGTCCATCTCTACTCGTGCAGACAAACAGTTCCCGCTTACCAGTTACCAGATCGACTGTGAACTCGGCGGCGTTGTCCTTGACACCTATCCTTCCATGCATGTCGATGTAAAGAACCCGGATAAAATCATCCATTGCGAGATCAGGGATAAAGCCTATCTGTACACCTCCCCCGAGGAAGGCCCGGGAGGACTACCGGTTACCACTGCAGGGAAAGGGATGCTTTTGCTCAGCGGTGGAATTGACAGCCCTGTAGCCGCTTACAAGATGTCCCAAAGGGGACTCAAGATGGAATGCATCTACTTCCACGCCTACCCCTACACCAGCGAACTAGCCCTGGAGAAAGTAAAGAAGCTTGCTTCCCTGATTGCACCCTATATGCAGGGAACACGATTGCATGTAGTTCCGTTTACCGAACCGCAGCTCTGGATCAGGGACCACAGTCCCGAGGATGAACACACCCTTATGTTCAGGGCCTGCATGATGAAAGTTGCAAACAGGATCTCGATCAAGCAGGAAGGCAACTGCATTGTCACAGGAGAAGCTCTCAGCCAGGTAGCCAGCCAGACGTTGGAAAGTATGTCTTTTACCGACAGTATGAGCGACCAGCTGGTTCTCAGGCCCCTCGTCGGTATGGATAAACAGGAAATCATGAACTTGGCAAAAAAAATCGAAACCTATGAGACTTCAATCCTACCGTATGAGGATTGCTGTGTAATATTCAGTCCAAAACATCCTTTGGTTCGGCCGAACAAAGAAACCGTTACGCAACATTACCTGGAGATGGGGATAGAATCTTTGCTTGAGGATGCTATCGAAAAGACAGAAACCTTTGATTTCGACAATCATGGAGCTCCGCTGGTCCACAAATAG
- a CDS encoding acyl-CoA dehydratase activase-related protein yields MKIGLDVGSTTMKCIVLDDTGTILFKKYQRHYSRIPETGVELLQQAKPSLEGEKTTISISGSAGMGLAQNLALPFVQEVYATRIAVLKYLPHSDVVIELGGEDAKILFLGTNMEVRMNGTCAGGTGSFIDQMATLLNVSQDDIDRLAKEATQSYTIASRCGVFAKSDIQPLLNQGADKADISLSILQSVVNQTIAGLAQGRPIKGNIVYLGGPLSFLSQLRRCFDKTLALEGTLPENSLFYVAIGTALVNNDSFFAIDELIDKLKTYDIKESYTSIPALFENEAHYHQFKERHAKAKLPTVDPASYTGEAFIGIDAGSTTVKACVITDKGELLYSRYQNNNGNPVQAVKEFLETFMATYPSIKLVKGCSTGYGEQLISNAFNLEYSIVETMAHFISARSFYPEVDFIIDIGGQDIKCFKIEDGVIDDIFLNEACSSGCGSFLQTFSNALGYTPENAANLAVSAKRPVDLGSRCTVFMNSSVKQAQKDGASVADIFAGLAISVVKNALYKVIRSTDPTMLGRHIVVQGGTFLNDAVLRAFEMELGVEVIRANEAGLMGAYGCALYAKHMHATTPIETSILNLRALSDFTHTTKTIYCKGCTNHCQLTINKFDNDRKLVSGNKCDRIVKPEAFFSDPSQYDIYAFKQQYLSRFKPEKNRRGQIGIPLQLNFLEQLPFWHTFFSHLGFEVVVSPFSNRDTYLAGQATISSDTICYPAKLMHGHIQYLLDHGVQTIFYPCSSYNIDEGKGDNHFNCPVVAYYPEVLKHNIPALADNSITFISDYLSLADRTFLPKRLFEILNAHFDIPRRDIRIACDRAFQAYETYLTAIRKQGEIIIEHARLRKMPIMVLAGRPYHIDSEVNHGIDQLLLQCGCAVISEDCVAFKEKKERRKVLNQWTYHARMYDAARYVLTQSDMEIIQLVSFGCGLDAVTTDEMRDIMSSGNKIYTQIKIDEITNLGAVKIRIRSLLAALEEANQ; encoded by the coding sequence GTGAAAATCGGATTAGATGTGGGCTCCACAACCATGAAATGCATTGTTTTGGATGACACCGGAACGATATTGTTTAAAAAATACCAAAGGCATTATTCTCGAATTCCTGAAACTGGCGTTGAATTGTTACAACAGGCAAAGCCTTCTCTTGAAGGGGAAAAGACAACCATAAGCATTTCAGGTTCTGCAGGAATGGGACTGGCCCAAAACCTAGCTCTTCCTTTCGTCCAGGAAGTGTATGCCACCAGGATTGCCGTTCTCAAGTATCTTCCCCATAGTGATGTTGTCATTGAACTGGGTGGCGAGGATGCAAAAATCCTTTTCCTTGGTACCAATATGGAAGTCAGGATGAATGGGACTTGTGCGGGGGGAACCGGTTCGTTTATCGACCAGATGGCTACCTTGCTCAATGTTTCCCAAGATGACATTGATCGTTTGGCTAAAGAGGCTACACAAAGTTATACCATTGCTTCCCGTTGTGGGGTTTTTGCCAAAAGCGATATCCAGCCTTTATTGAACCAAGGGGCTGACAAGGCTGACATTTCCCTTTCCATCTTGCAGTCGGTTGTCAATCAGACGATAGCAGGATTAGCCCAAGGCCGCCCGATAAAGGGAAATATCGTATACCTTGGGGGACCTTTGTCTTTCCTTTCCCAGCTGCGCAGGTGTTTTGATAAAACCCTTGCCCTGGAAGGAACCCTCCCTGAGAATTCACTCTTCTATGTCGCCATCGGCACCGCCTTGGTAAACAACGATTCCTTCTTTGCAATCGATGAGCTGATCGACAAATTGAAAACCTATGATATCAAGGAATCCTATACGAGTATCCCTGCCCTTTTCGAGAACGAGGCGCACTACCACCAATTCAAGGAACGCCATGCGAAAGCAAAGCTCCCCACAGTTGACCCTGCGTCTTATACAGGAGAAGCCTTCATCGGCATCGATGCAGGTTCCACTACGGTTAAAGCCTGTGTAATCACGGATAAGGGAGAATTGCTATACAGCAGGTACCAGAACAATAACGGGAATCCTGTACAGGCAGTCAAGGAATTTCTGGAGACGTTCATGGCTACCTACCCTTCGATCAAACTTGTGAAAGGATGTTCGACTGGGTACGGGGAACAGCTCATCAGCAATGCCTTCAACCTGGAATATTCTATTGTCGAGACCATGGCACATTTTATCAGTGCGAGGTCTTTTTATCCTGAGGTCGATTTCATTATCGATATCGGGGGGCAGGATATTAAATGCTTCAAGATCGAGGATGGGGTCATCGATGATATTTTCCTCAATGAAGCCTGTTCCTCAGGTTGCGGGTCTTTTTTGCAAACTTTCTCCAACGCCCTTGGCTATACTCCTGAAAACGCTGCTAACCTTGCAGTCTCTGCAAAAAGACCCGTTGATCTAGGTAGCCGTTGCACCGTTTTCATGAATAGTTCGGTTAAACAGGCCCAGAAAGATGGGGCTTCGGTTGCAGACATTTTCGCAGGCCTTGCCATCAGTGTGGTGAAAAATGCCCTCTATAAGGTAATCCGATCGACCGACCCTACCATGCTGGGAAGGCATATTGTCGTACAGGGGGGAACCTTCCTCAACGATGCAGTGCTTCGCGCTTTTGAGATGGAACTGGGTGTTGAGGTAATCAGGGCCAACGAGGCTGGGCTGATGGGAGCCTATGGGTGTGCGCTCTATGCAAAGCATATGCATGCCACAACTCCGATAGAAACCTCAATTCTCAATCTGAGAGCTCTTTCCGATTTTACCCACACTACCAAAACCATCTACTGCAAGGGTTGCACAAACCACTGCCAGCTCACCATCAATAAATTTGACAACGACAGGAAATTGGTCAGTGGAAACAAATGCGACCGTATCGTGAAACCAGAAGCTTTTTTCAGTGACCCGAGCCAGTATGACATATATGCATTCAAGCAACAGTATCTCTCACGTTTCAAACCGGAAAAAAACAGGAGGGGGCAAATCGGGATTCCGTTGCAATTGAATTTTCTTGAGCAGCTCCCTTTCTGGCATACGTTCTTTTCCCATCTTGGTTTTGAAGTAGTGGTGTCACCGTTCTCCAATCGTGATACCTACCTTGCAGGACAGGCAACCATTTCCAGCGATACGATCTGTTACCCGGCCAAACTGATGCATGGACATATCCAATACTTGCTTGATCACGGGGTGCAGACAATTTTTTACCCCTGTAGCAGCTATAACATCGATGAAGGGAAAGGGGACAACCATTTCAATTGCCCGGTAGTTGCCTATTACCCTGAGGTATTGAAGCATAACATCCCTGCCCTTGCCGACAATAGCATAACGTTCATTTCCGATTACCTGTCACTCGCAGACCGTACATTTCTGCCGAAACGACTCTTTGAAATCCTGAATGCCCATTTTGATATCCCCCGACGCGATATTCGCATCGCCTGCGACAGAGCTTTCCAGGCCTATGAGACATACCTGACAGCTATACGCAAGCAAGGCGAGATCATAATCGAACATGCAAGGCTACGGAAAATGCCCATTATGGTCTTGGCCGGACGCCCCTATCATATTGATAGCGAAGTAAACCATGGTATTGACCAGTTGCTTCTCCAGTGTGGGTGTGCCGTTATCAGTGAGGACTGCGTAGCCTTCAAGGAAAAGAAAGAAAGGCGAAAAGTGCTCAACCAATGGACATACCATGCCCGCATGTATGATGCCGCACGGTACGTCCTTACCCAAAGCGACATGGAAATTATTCAATTGGTCAGTTTTGGCTGTGGCCTCGATGCCGTTACCACTGACGAAATGCGAGACATCATGAGCTCTGGCAACAAAATCTATACACAGATCAAAATTGATGAGATTACGAATCTTGGAGCTGTAAAAATCAGAATCAGAAGTCTTTTGGCAGCTTTGGAGGAGGCAAACCAATAA
- a CDS encoding 2-hydroxyacyl-CoA dehydratase translates to MAIPFTKEMKKDYTILLPNMSPVHFELVKEVFVNHGYKAILLENQGPNVIREGLKYVHNDICYPAQLVIGQMIDALKNGAYDLQKTALVITQTGGGCRASNYLFLLRKALEKCGMEQIPVISLNLKGMEKNPGFKLSMSMLLQAYSGFIYGDMLMALSNQVRPYEVHKGDADALVKKWNVFLSDKFANNSGYIGWAMKKNLNRIAADFAKIEVKRVSKIKVGIVGEIYMKYSPLGNNNLQQFLEEQGCEVMVPSMMGFLYYGVDNAVMDRKYYGRRYFSAKMTQFALKQLFKVEKMSIEAIKKQKCFTVPTTYLKTKELDEGVLDYGVKMGEGWLLTAEMLELVHSGYKNIVCTQPFGCLPNHICAKGMIRAVTERAPDANIVPIDYDPSATHVNQENRIKLMLSIAKEKLEDNSH, encoded by the coding sequence ATGGCAATCCCGTTCACTAAAGAAATGAAAAAAGACTATACAATTTTGCTTCCAAACATGTCGCCTGTTCACTTTGAGCTGGTCAAGGAAGTGTTTGTAAATCACGGGTATAAAGCAATCCTTTTGGAAAACCAAGGGCCCAATGTCATTCGGGAAGGACTGAAATATGTCCATAACGATATATGCTACCCTGCACAGCTGGTTATCGGGCAAATGATCGATGCCTTGAAAAACGGTGCCTACGACCTACAGAAGACTGCTTTGGTAATTACCCAGACAGGTGGTGGCTGCAGGGCAAGCAATTACCTGTTTCTTCTGCGCAAGGCCTTGGAAAAATGTGGGATGGAGCAGATACCGGTAATCAGCCTGAACCTCAAGGGAATGGAAAAAAACCCGGGGTTCAAGCTTTCCATGTCAATGTTACTCCAGGCCTACAGCGGATTTATCTATGGCGATATGCTTATGGCACTTTCCAATCAGGTTCGTCCGTATGAAGTACACAAAGGCGATGCCGATGCACTGGTAAAAAAATGGAATGTATTTCTCAGTGATAAGTTTGCAAACAACAGCGGATATATCGGATGGGCGATGAAAAAAAACCTTAACAGGATAGCCGCCGATTTTGCAAAGATAGAAGTCAAGAGAGTCTCGAAAATCAAAGTCGGGATAGTTGGCGAAATCTATATGAAATATTCTCCACTCGGAAATAATAATCTCCAACAGTTTTTGGAAGAACAGGGTTGTGAGGTGATGGTTCCTTCGATGATGGGTTTCCTCTATTATGGGGTCGACAATGCGGTTATGGATCGAAAGTACTACGGAAGAAGATATTTCTCTGCAAAAATGACCCAATTTGCGCTTAAGCAACTGTTTAAAGTAGAGAAAATGTCGATTGAGGCTATCAAAAAACAGAAATGTTTTACGGTACCGACCACCTATCTGAAAACCAAGGAACTGGATGAGGGAGTGCTCGACTACGGTGTCAAAATGGGGGAAGGCTGGCTGCTTACTGCGGAAATGCTAGAACTTGTCCATAGTGGATACAAGAATATTGTCTGCACCCAGCCGTTTGGATGTCTGCCAAACCACATCTGCGCAAAAGGGATGATCCGTGCGGTAACCGAGAGGGCTCCCGATGCGAATATCGTTCCGATCGATTACGACCCTTCTGCAACCCACGTCAACCAGGAAAACCGTATCAAGCTGATGCTTTCGATTGCCAAGGAAAAACTGGAAGATAATTCGCACTAA